The Daucus carota subsp. sativus chromosome 7, DH1 v3.0, whole genome shotgun sequence genome window below encodes:
- the LOC108194593 gene encoding cytochrome P450 86B1: MSTTEVFFSSAVTTLCDKLSLYDVAFLLFCLFVFSSLVQKLTSKGPMLWPLVGIFPTMIMHSTCLHEWITKALIDNRGTVPFRGLSVGGICGIVTADPVKIEYMLNSKFNNFPKGRYYRERFAELLGEGIFNADDQSWKHQRQAAATVMHSIRFVEYSTQSMQDLVHKKLLKVLENLVESKVCIDLQELLLRFTFDNICVAAFGVDPGCMSIGLPDVPFAKALEEATESTLCRFMVPPFVWKALKFFDLGFERRLKESVKVVHDFAAKTVQERKEELEQEQDINLDEKFDLLSRVINLEKGGKNGYFSDKLLEDFCISFILAGRDTSSVGLAWFFWLVSTHPHVEKNILQEIHEILSLRQQNIQKELKNIIFTTDELHKMVYLQAALSESLRLYPPLPFDFKEVLEDDVFPDGTTVKSGEKVLYSIFSMARMESVWGSECRKFKPERWIKEGAFVSENPFKYAVFNGGPRLCVGKKFAYTQMKMVTASILARYSIQVVEGFEVAPKTTTTLYMKNGLMVKLVPRN; encoded by the coding sequence ATGAGCACCACGGAGGTTTTCTTCTCCTCTGCAGTCACTACACTGTGTGATAAACTCAGCCTTTACGACGTAGCATTTTTGCTGTTCTGTCTCTTTGTTTTCAGCTCACTTGTTCAGAAACTCACTTCCAAGGGCCCAATGTTATGGCCACTGGTCGGAATCTTTCCGACGATGATCATGCACTCTACTTGCCTTCATGAATGGATCACAAAAGCTTTGATCGATAATCGAGGCACGGTTCCGTTTAGAGGTCTTAGCGTTGGTGGAATTTGTGGTATTGTCACGGCTGATCCTGTGAAGATAGAGTACATGTTGAACTCCAAGTTCAATAATTTTCCGAAAGGGAGATACTACAGGGAAAGGTTTGCTGAGTTGCTTGGAGAAGGGATTTTCAATGCTGATGATCAGTCTTGGAAACATCAAAGACAGGCGGCTGCTACTGTTATGCATTCGATACGATTCGTGGAGTACTCGACGCAGAGCATGCAGGATCTGGTGCACAAGAAGCTTCTGAAAGTGTTGGAAAATCTAGTGGAGTCCAAGGTTTGCATTGATTTACAAGAATTGTTGCTCCGGTTTACATTTGATAACATTTGTGTAGCAGCCTTTGGTGTCGATCCAGGGTGCATGTCGATTGGCCTGCCAGATGTGCCGTTTGCTAAAGCTTTGGAGGAAGCCACTGAATCGACTTTATGCAGGTTCATGGTTCCTCCATTTGTGTGGAAGGCTTTAAAGTTCTTCGACTTGGGCTTTGAGAGAAGACTTAAGGAATCAGTCAAAGTTGTGCATGACTTTGCAGCCAAGACTGTCCAGGAGAGGAAGGAAGAATTAGAACAAGAACAGGACATTAATTTGGAcgaaaaatttgatttattgtCCAGGGTCATAAACCTGGAAAAGGGAGGTAAAAACGGTTATTTTTCGGATAAATTGTTGGAAGATTTCTGCATAAGCTTCATCTTAGCAGGCAGAGACACGAGCTCAGTGGGTCTAGCTTGGTTTTTCTGGCTAGTTTCCACACACCCTCATGTCGAAAAAAACATTCTGCAAGAAATTCATGAAATCCTCAGTCTGCGACAGCAAAACATCCAAAAAGAACTCAAGAACATTATTTTCACAACAGACGAGCTCCACAAAATGGTCTATCTTCAAGCAGCATTGTCCGAATCACTACGCCTCTACCCCCCTCTCCCTTTCGATTTCAAAGAAGTTTTAGAGGACGATGTGTTTCCAGATGGCACGACAGTAAAAAGCGGTGAAAAGGTCCTCTACAGCATTTTCTCAATGGCCAGGATGGAATCTGTCTGGGGCAGCGAATGTCGCAAATTCAAGCCTGAGAGATGGATCAAAGAAGGCGCATTCGTGAGCGAAAATCCGTTCAAGTATGCTGTGTTCAATGGAGGGCCGAGGCTGTGTGTGGGCAAGAAGTTCGCTTACACGCAGATGAAAATGGTGACAGCTTCAATTTTAGCAAGGTATTCAATTCAAGTTGTTGAAGGATTTGAAgttgcaccaaaaacaaccacCACACTTTACATGAAGAATGGCCTAATGGTTAAGCTTGTGCCAcgaaattaa